In the genome of Falsirhodobacter halotolerans, one region contains:
- a CDS encoding amidase — MSDLPTLPAHILLQRLREGSLTSARLVEAVYDRIARLNPVHNAIVSLRPLAEVVEEARQADAAPSAGPLHGLPFAIKDLSQTKGLRTTMGSPLFAEDIPTSDALHVARIRKAGAIIIGKTNTPEFGLGSHTYNTVFGATGNAFDSTRSAGGSSGGAAVAVALGLVPMADGSDFGGSLRNPAGWNNIFGYRPSQGLVPAVPSADPFFGQLATDGPMARNIRDLHLLLTVQAGYDPRAPLSLPDQDLSITPRDFAQCRVGWLGDLGGHLPFEDGILATCENALATSRMEAVTPDTDFEELWQAFVTLRHFNLSARLSPLHADLAKRALLKPEARWEVEGFLALTANDILQASMTRAKWYARILSLFDRFDILALPSAQVHPFAIGHDWPKSIAGRRMDSYHRWMEVVAPATLSGCPVLNVPAGFVDGMPVGLQLIGRPRGDRELLGFGLGYEARLTAPTGIF; from the coding sequence ATGTCCGATCTGCCCACCCTGCCCGCCCATATCCTCCTGCAACGGTTGCGCGAGGGGAGCCTGACCTCCGCCCGGCTGGTCGAAGCGGTCTACGACCGCATCGCCCGCCTGAACCCCGTGCATAACGCCATCGTATCGTTGCGCCCCTTGGCGGAGGTGGTGGAGGAGGCGCGGCAGGCGGATGCCGCCCCTTCCGCGGGCCCTCTTCACGGCCTGCCCTTCGCGATCAAGGACCTGAGCCAGACCAAGGGCCTTCGCACCACGATGGGCTCGCCGTTGTTCGCCGAGGATATTCCGACGTCCGACGCCCTGCATGTAGCGCGCATCCGGAAGGCGGGGGCCATCATCATCGGCAAGACGAACACGCCGGAATTCGGGCTGGGATCGCACACCTATAACACGGTGTTCGGCGCGACCGGGAACGCGTTCGACTCTACGCGCAGCGCGGGCGGGTCCAGCGGGGGCGCAGCCGTGGCGGTGGCGCTTGGTCTGGTGCCCATGGCCGACGGCAGCGATTTTGGCGGGTCGTTGCGAAATCCCGCCGGCTGGAACAACATCTTCGGCTATCGCCCTTCCCAAGGATTGGTCCCGGCCGTCCCGTCGGCGGATCCGTTCTTCGGGCAATTGGCGACGGACGGTCCCATGGCGCGAAACATCCGCGACCTGCATCTGCTGCTGACGGTTCAGGCGGGCTATGACCCTCGCGCCCCCCTCAGCCTGCCCGATCAGGATCTGTCGATCACCCCAAGGGATTTCGCGCAGTGCCGTGTCGGATGGCTGGGTGATCTGGGCGGGCATCTTCCGTTCGAGGATGGGATCTTGGCAACATGCGAGAATGCCCTGGCCACAAGTCGGATGGAGGCTGTCACCCCGGACACGGATTTCGAAGAATTGTGGCAGGCGTTCGTGACGCTGCGGCACTTCAATCTCTCCGCCCGCCTGTCCCCGCTTCACGCCGATTTGGCAAAAAGGGCGCTCTTGAAACCGGAAGCCCGGTGGGAAGTCGAGGGGTTCCTCGCCCTTACGGCGAACGATATACTCCAGGCGAGCATGACGCGGGCGAAATGGTATGCGCGCATCCTGTCCCTGTTCGACCGGTTCGACATTCTGGCCCTGCCGTCGGCGCAGGTGCATCCGTTCGCCATCGGGCATGACTGGCCGAAATCCATCGCCGGGCGCCGGATGGACAGTTATCATCGATGGATGGAGGTGGTCGCCCCCGCCACCTTGTCCGGCTGTCCGGTCCTGAATGTTCCGGCAGGGTTCGTGGACGGAATGCCGGTCGGGCTGCAACTGATCGGTCGTCCACGCGGGGATCGCGAACTTCTGGGCTTCGGGCTGGGATATGAGGCGCGCCTTACCGCACCCACGGGAATATTTTAG
- a CDS encoding M20 aminoacylase family protein, with the protein MPPLDHIDAFADDLTAIRRDIHAHPELGFEEVRTSALVADLLTGWGIEVTRGIGKTGVVGVLHGARPGRRIGLRADMDALPIDEMTNLPYASRTPGVMHACGHDAHTTMLLGAARYLAETRDFAGTAVFIFQPAEEGLGGARAMIADGLFDRFPCDELYGLHNSPYHDHGVIGVKPGAAMAGADFFDIDIKGVGSHGAMPQVSRDPVVIGAGIVKEIQGIVARNMDPTKPAVVSITQFHAGAAYNVIPETARLSGTVRYFDTADEELIARRIRAICQGFAIAHEVEIDVSIRNVFDVLMNDPARADDLVTAARDVVGMDKAGLKDGLQMGSEDMADMLRIVPGAYCTLGHGGTVPLHNPGFVFDDAALPLGASLLARLVETRGAAG; encoded by the coding sequence ATGCCCCCCCTCGACCATATCGACGCGTTTGCCGACGACCTGACCGCAATTCGCCGCGACATCCACGCCCATCCCGAACTGGGGTTCGAGGAGGTGCGGACCTCGGCCCTCGTGGCCGATCTGCTGACCGGATGGGGGATCGAGGTGACGCGGGGCATCGGCAAGACGGGTGTGGTGGGGGTGCTGCACGGCGCTCGTCCCGGACGCCGGATCGGTTTGCGGGCCGACATGGACGCGCTGCCGATCGACGAGATGACGAACCTGCCCTACGCCTCCCGCACGCCCGGCGTCATGCACGCCTGCGGCCACGACGCGCATACGACGATGCTGCTGGGGGCCGCCCGCTATCTGGCCGAAACGCGGGATTTCGCGGGCACGGCGGTGTTCATCTTCCAACCGGCCGAGGAAGGCTTGGGCGGCGCGCGCGCGATGATCGCGGACGGGCTGTTCGACCGCTTTCCCTGTGACGAGCTTTATGGGCTTCACAACTCCCCCTATCACGATCATGGGGTGATCGGGGTGAAGCCGGGGGCGGCGATGGCGGGGGCGGATTTCTTCGACATCGACATCAAGGGCGTCGGCAGCCACGGGGCCATGCCGCAGGTCAGCCGCGATCCGGTCGTCATCGGCGCGGGGATCGTCAAGGAAATCCAGGGCATCGTCGCGCGAAACATGGACCCCACGAAACCCGCCGTCGTGTCGATCACCCAGTTCCACGCGGGCGCGGCCTATAACGTCATTCCGGAAACGGCGCGGCTGTCGGGGACCGTGCGTTATTTCGACACCGCGGACGAGGAGCTGATCGCCCGCCGCATCCGCGCGATCTGTCAGGGCTTTGCCATCGCGCATGAGGTGGAGATCGACGTCTCGATCCGCAACGTGTTCGACGTGCTGATGAACGACCCCGCCCGTGCCGACGATCTGGTCACCGCCGCGCGGGACGTGGTGGGCATGGACAAGGCCGGTCTGAAGGATGGGCTGCAAATGGGGTCGGAGGACATGGCCGACATGCTGCGCATCGTGCCGGGGGCCTACTGCACCTTGGGGCATGGCGGGACGGTGCCGCTGCACAATCCCGGCTTCGTGTTCGACGATGCGGCCCTGCCCCTTGGCGCGAGCCTTCTGGCGCGTCTGGTCGAAACGCGGGGCGCGGCGGGCTAA
- a CDS encoding gamma-glutamyltransferase, with translation MKNLSLSQRTRKVVEWTERGVVASQHRRASEAGAEVLRAGGNAFDAAIATSFAIGVVEPWMSGPMGGGMMVLWPAEGTPETIEFGMRSPKDLDPADYPLIPGATNPDLFPWTRVEGDRNAYGGSAVAVPGTVAGMAMAHQRHGTLPWADLLAPGIALAREGLEVDWYAALIIASATRQLAQDTDAAAMFLIDGQWPNIGGWTSARDVHLDQSAMAATLTRLAEAGAGDFYSGDIAHALADDVQAKGGRLSVADLAAYRARVAPTRQFAHNGGVVHAASGLSAGAELGAALAAVKGGVGPDSLAALAAALGDAYRARLESSGDVAPTCTTSFSVVDAAGNMVTVTQTLLSIFGAHVVSPNTGMLLNNGIMWFDPEQGRPNSLGPDKACLMNVCPMVGEVGDRRFALGAAGGRKILPSVACLTHYIMDGGMSLEEAFHHPRLDNTGAGMITADDSFAPDVLNALAQVGAVKTARRGVFPYAFAVPAGVMRQGGRNCGCTEIMTPWGDVAFG, from the coding sequence GTGAAAAACCTGTCGCTAAGCCAGCGCACGCGCAAAGTGGTTGAATGGACCGAACGGGGCGTCGTCGCCTCGCAGCACCGGCGGGCGTCGGAGGCGGGGGCCGAGGTCCTGCGCGCCGGTGGCAACGCATTCGACGCGGCCATCGCCACCTCCTTCGCCATCGGCGTGGTGGAACCGTGGATGAGCGGGCCGATGGGTGGGGGCATGATGGTCCTGTGGCCCGCCGAGGGAACGCCCGAAACCATAGAATTCGGAATGCGGTCCCCGAAAGATCTGGATCCGGCGGATTATCCGCTGATACCGGGGGCGACCAACCCGGACCTGTTTCCGTGGACGCGGGTTGAGGGGGACCGGAACGCCTATGGCGGTTCGGCGGTGGCCGTGCCGGGCACGGTCGCGGGGATGGCGATGGCGCATCAACGCCACGGCACGCTTCCCTGGGCCGACCTGCTGGCCCCCGGCATCGCCCTCGCGCGGGAGGGGTTGGAGGTCGATTGGTATGCCGCGCTGATCATCGCCTCGGCCACGCGGCAATTGGCGCAGGACACGGATGCGGCGGCGATGTTCCTTATCGACGGGCAATGGCCGAACATCGGCGGCTGGACCTCGGCGCGCGATGTGCATCTGGACCAGAGCGCGATGGCCGCCACCCTGACCCGACTGGCCGAGGCGGGGGCCGGGGACTTCTATTCCGGCGATATCGCACATGCGCTGGCCGATGACGTTCAGGCCAAGGGGGGCCGTCTGTCGGTGGCCGATCTGGCCGCCTATCGCGCGCGGGTGGCCCCGACGCGGCAGTTCGCGCATAACGGGGGTGTGGTGCACGCGGCGTCCGGTCTCAGCGCGGGGGCGGAACTGGGGGCGGCCCTTGCGGCCGTGAAGGGCGGCGTGGGGCCGGACAGCCTTGCCGCGCTTGCGGCGGCGCTGGGCGATGCCTATCGCGCCCGTCTGGAAAGCTCGGGGGATGTCGCGCCCACCTGCACCACCAGCTTTAGCGTCGTGGATGCGGCCGGAAACATGGTGACGGTGACGCAGACGCTGTTGTCGATCTTCGGCGCGCATGTCGTATCGCCGAACACGGGGATGCTTCTGAACAACGGGATCATGTGGTTCGATCCGGAACAGGGGCGGCCGAATTCGCTGGGGCCGGACAAGGCCTGCCTGATGAACGTTTGCCCGATGGTGGGGGAGGTGGGGGATCGCCGCTTTGCGCTTGGTGCGGCGGGCGGGCGCAAGATCCTGCCCTCCGTCGCCTGCCTGACACATTACATCATGGATGGCGGCATGTCTTTGGAGGAGGCGTTCCACCACCCCCGTCTCGACAATACCGGCGCGGGGATGATTACGGCGGATGACAGCTTCGCACCCGATGTTCTGAACGCCCTTGCACAGGTGGGCGCGGTCAAGACGGCCCGGCGGGGGGTGTTCCCCTATGCCTTCGCGGTGCCGGCGGGCGTCATGCGGCAGGGGGGCCGGAACTGCGGCTGCACCGAGATCATGACGCCATGGGGGGACGTGGCCTTCGGTTAG
- a CDS encoding M20/M25/M40 family metallo-hydrolase, giving the protein MTDWRTLPFDTDTIIDGMRPWIECESPTYDADALNRMMDLVAVDCAELGATVERIPGTMGLGGSVRARFPHPDMGAPGILISGHMDTVHPVGTLAKNPFRREGGKVYGPGIQDMKGGNYITLEAIRRIQEAGLATPLPITALFTPDEEIGTPATRRLIEMEARRAKYVLCPEPGHPDNGVTTGRYAIARFDLTATGRPSHAGADVKGGVSAVRELARRIIEIEEMTTEDCTFSCNDLSSGQWVNCVPSFARAQCLSMAKRQEDLDAGVDRMLALSGDRNGVTFTVTRGVTRPVWEPEMPGTMAIYDLARGLSAELGLDMPHRSQGGGSDANFTGAMGVPSLCSLGVIGAGLHTLEEHIHEDMIVPRTRIMVGLLTTLA; this is encoded by the coding sequence ATGACCGATTGGAGAACCCTGCCCTTCGACACCGACACCATCATTGACGGAATGCGCCCGTGGATCGAATGCGAAAGCCCGACCTATGACGCCGATGCCCTGAACAGGATGATGGACCTTGTCGCCGTGGACTGCGCCGAACTTGGCGCGACCGTCGAACGCATCCCCGGCACGATGGGCCTTGGCGGGTCGGTCCGCGCGCGGTTTCCCCATCCCGACATGGGCGCGCCCGGCATCCTGATTTCCGGCCATATGGATACCGTGCATCCGGTGGGCACGCTGGCGAAAAACCCCTTCCGGCGCGAGGGGGGCAAGGTCTATGGCCCCGGCATCCAGGATATGAAGGGCGGCAACTACATCACGCTGGAGGCCATTCGCCGGATACAGGAGGCGGGTCTTGCGACGCCGCTGCCCATCACCGCCCTGTTCACCCCGGACGAGGAGATCGGCACCCCCGCCACCCGCCGCCTGATCGAGATGGAGGCGCGGCGGGCGAAATACGTGCTCTGCCCCGAACCGGGCCATCCCGACAATGGCGTGACCACGGGCCGCTATGCCATTGCGCGTTTCGATCTGACGGCGACCGGCCGCCCCAGCCATGCGGGGGCGGATGTGAAGGGCGGGGTCAGCGCCGTGCGCGAACTGGCCCGCCGGATCATCGAGATCGAGGAGATGACGACCGAGGACTGCACCTTTTCCTGCAACGACCTGTCCTCGGGGCAGTGGGTGAACTGCGTGCCGTCCTTTGCCCGCGCGCAATGCCTGTCCATGGCGAAACGGCAGGAGGATCTGGACGCGGGCGTTGACCGGATGCTGGCGCTGAGCGGGGACCGCAACGGGGTCACCTTCACCGTCACGCGCGGCGTCACCCGCCCGGTATGGGAGCCGGAGATGCCTGGCACCATGGCGATCTACGATCTGGCGCGCGGGCTTTCGGCGGAACTGGGGCTTGATATGCCGCATCGCAGTCAGGGCGGCGGGTCGGATGCCAATTTCACCGGCGCGATGGGGGTGCCGAGCCTCTGTTCCCTCGGGGTGATCGGTGCGGGTCTGCATACGCTGGAGGAACATATCCACGAGGACATGATCGTGCCCCGCACACGGATCATGGTGGGGCTGCTGACGACGCTGGCCTAA
- a CDS encoding M81 family metallopeptidase, whose translation MPRIALGGFLHETNTFAPTKATYDDFAHGGGSGRMLRGDEILTACADINAAISGAIRHGWAAGWELLPTLFCATSPSAHVTENAFERIAGELIQRIVDLGPVDGVFLDLHGAMVTEHHDDGEGELLARLRAAIGPDVPVVVCLDLHANVTQAMFDLADVLESYRTYPHVDMAETGLRGARSLGAMLDGSRPTKAMRVPDFLTAIAWQCTHADPARGLYARLADLAGNDRAMSFNMGFPAADFPECQMTILAYGPDADRAADAMLAAVNAQEPAFLGRVFTPEDGVAEALYLRSRHGPVVIADTQDNPGAGADSNTTGMIRAMVAAGARGAIGNLYDPAAARAAHAAGVGATRRFTLGGQSGVAGDTPFEVEATVEALSDGTFTATGPYYRGRVMEMGPSACLRVGALRIVTVSAKAQMADRGMFRQVGIIPEEEPILIVKSSVHFRADFDPIASHLLVCAAPGPMAVDPARLPWTRLRPGRRIGALGPAFQPA comes from the coding sequence ATGCCCCGTATCGCCCTTGGCGGTTTTCTGCACGAGACCAACACCTTCGCCCCGACCAAGGCCACCTATGACGATTTCGCCCATGGGGGCGGGTCGGGCCGGATGCTGCGCGGCGACGAGATTCTGACCGCGTGCGCCGACATCAACGCGGCCATTTCCGGCGCGATCCGTCACGGGTGGGCGGCGGGGTGGGAACTGCTGCCCACGCTGTTCTGCGCCACCTCCCCCTCGGCCCATGTGACGGAGAATGCGTTCGAACGTATCGCGGGCGAACTGATCCAGCGGATCGTGGACCTTGGGCCCGTCGATGGCGTGTTTCTTGATCTGCACGGGGCGATGGTGACCGAACATCACGACGACGGAGAGGGCGAGCTGCTGGCCCGTCTGCGCGCCGCCATCGGACCGGATGTGCCCGTGGTGGTGTGTCTGGACCTGCACGCCAATGTCACGCAGGCGATGTTCGATCTGGCGGATGTTCTGGAAAGCTATCGCACCTATCCGCATGTCGATATGGCCGAAACGGGCCTGCGCGGCGCGCGGTCGCTGGGGGCGATGCTGGACGGCAGTCGCCCGACCAAGGCGATGCGGGTGCCCGATTTCCTGACGGCGATCGCGTGGCAATGCACCCATGCCGATCCGGCGCGCGGGCTTTACGCCCGCCTTGCGGACCTTGCGGGCAACGACCGCGCGATGAGCTTCAACATGGGGTTTCCCGCCGCCGACTTTCCCGAATGCCAGATGACGATCCTCGCCTATGGTCCCGATGCGGACCGGGCCGCCGACGCGATGCTGGCGGCGGTGAACGCCCAGGAACCGGCGTTCCTCGGGCGGGTCTTCACCCCCGAGGATGGCGTGGCCGAGGCGCTGTACCTGCGGTCGCGCCACGGCCCTGTCGTGATCGCGGACACGCAGGACAATCCCGGCGCGGGGGCGGACAGCAACACCACCGGCATGATCCGCGCGATGGTCGCGGCGGGCGCGCGGGGGGCGATCGGCAACCTCTATGACCCCGCCGCCGCGCGGGCGGCCCATGCGGCGGGCGTGGGCGCGACGCGGCGCTTCACCCTTGGCGGGCAGTCGGGGGTGGCGGGGGATACACCGTTCGAGGTGGAGGCCACGGTCGAGGCGCTGTCGGACGGCACCTTCACCGCCACCGGCCCCTATTACCGCGGCCGGGTGATGGAGATGGGGCCATCGGCCTGCCTGCGGGTGGGCGCGCTGCGCATCGTCACCGTGTCGGCCAAGGCGCAGATGGCCGATCGCGGCATGTTCCGTCAGGTCGGCATCATCCCCGAGGAGGAACCGATCCTGATCGTCAAAAGCTCGGTCCATTTCCGCGCCGATTTCGATCCCATCGCCAGCCACCTTCTGGTCTGCGCCGCCCCCGGCCCGATGGCGGTGGATCCCGCCCGTCTGCCGTGGACGCGTCTGCGGCCCGGCCGCCGCATCGGGGCGCTTGGCCCCGCGTTCCAACCCGCCTGA
- a CDS encoding ABC transporter ATP-binding protein — MTVLEIENLHVAVDAPNGAEVVRALSLTIAAGETVCLVGESGSGKSVSSLATMGLLPKGSLKVTQGTIRLEGEELLTLTPNQLRDRRATKMSMIFQEPMTALNPVMKVGDQIAEVLNTHTRLSNAEVHARVMDILDQVGLPDITRIAGSFPHQLSGGQRQRIMIAMALVLEPRLLIADEPTTALDVTTQKQILKLVKELQEKHGTAVLFITHDMGVVAEIADRVYVMNRGDLVESGRVTDILTAPRMDYTRKLLSSVPSLVPRAGRAVASRKPALQVNGLNKIYGAGGMLGKRTGTHAARDVTFELTAGRTLGIVGESGSGKSTVARCVMRMIDPSSGGIRVAGQEIGGLSRRGLHPYRKKLQMVFQDPYRSLNPRLTVEESIIEGPCNYGTSRRAAKARAAELLELVGLPATAAARYPHQFSGGQRQRIAIARALAMEPDLLVADEAVSALDVSVQAQVLDLLADVQARTGIAILFITHDLRVAAQICDEVAVMRQGAVVEIGPAAAVLGNPQHDYTRALLAAAPGRDWDFANFRPVAA; from the coding sequence ATGACCGTTCTGGAAATCGAGAACCTGCACGTCGCGGTCGATGCCCCCAACGGGGCCGAGGTGGTCCGCGCCCTGTCCCTGACCATCGCGGCGGGCGAAACCGTCTGCCTTGTGGGGGAAAGCGGGTCGGGCAAATCCGTCAGCTCGCTCGCCACGATGGGTTTGCTGCCCAAGGGGTCGCTGAAGGTGACCCAAGGCACGATCCGGCTGGAGGGCGAGGAGCTTCTGACCCTGACCCCGAACCAGCTTCGGGACCGGCGGGCCACGAAGATGTCGATGATCTTCCAGGAGCCGATGACCGCCCTGAACCCCGTGATGAAGGTGGGCGACCAGATCGCCGAGGTTCTGAACACCCATACCCGCCTGTCCAATGCCGAGGTTCATGCCCGCGTGATGGACATTCTGGATCAGGTCGGCCTGCCCGACATCACGCGCATCGCGGGCAGCTTTCCGCATCAGCTTTCGGGCGGGCAGCGGCAGCGGATCATGATCGCCATGGCCCTCGTCCTCGAACCGCGCCTGTTGATTGCGGATGAACCCACGACCGCGCTGGACGTGACCACGCAGAAGCAGATCCTGAAACTGGTGAAGGAGCTGCAGGAAAAGCACGGCACGGCGGTCCTGTTCATCACCCATGACATGGGCGTCGTGGCCGAGATTGCGGACCGCGTTTATGTGATGAACCGCGGCGATCTGGTGGAAAGCGGGCGCGTGACGGACATCCTGACCGCGCCACGGATGGACTATACGCGCAAGCTTCTCTCATCGGTCCCGTCGCTGGTGCCGCGCGCGGGGCGGGCGGTGGCCAGTCGCAAGCCCGCGCTGCAGGTCAACGGGCTGAACAAGATCTATGGCGCGGGGGGGATGCTGGGCAAACGCACGGGCACCCATGCCGCGCGCGATGTGACCTTCGAACTGACGGCGGGACGCACGCTGGGCATCGTGGGGGAAAGCGGGTCCGGCAAATCCACCGTCGCGCGCTGCGTGATGCGGATGATCGACCCCAGTTCGGGGGGCATCCGCGTGGCGGGGCAGGAGATCGGGGGTCTGTCGCGCCGGGGGCTGCACCCTTACCGCAAGAAGCTGCAGATGGTGTTTCAGGACCCCTACCGCTCGCTCAACCCCCGCCTGACGGTGGAGGAGAGCATCATCGAGGGGCCTTGCAACTACGGCACCTCGCGCCGGGCGGCCAAGGCGCGGGCGGCGGAGCTTCTGGAACTGGTCGGCCTGCCCGCCACGGCTGCCGCCCGCTATCCGCATCAGTTTTCCGGCGGACAGCGCCAGCGGATCGCCATTGCCCGCGCGCTGGCGATGGAGCCGGACCTTCTGGTGGCGGACGAGGCGGTGTCGGCGCTGGACGTGTCGGTTCAGGCGCAGGTGCTGGACCTTCTGGCCGATGTGCAGGCGCGGACCGGCATCGCCATCCTGTTCATCACCCACGACCTGCGCGTCGCGGCCCAGATCTGCGACGAGGTGGCCGTGATGCGGCAGGGCGCGGTGGTGGAGATCGGCCCCGCCGCCGCCGTTCTGGGCAATCCGCAGCACGACTACACCCGCGCGCTTCTGGCCGCAGCCCCCGGACGGGACTGGGATTTCGCCAATTTCCGCCCCGTCGCCGCCTGA
- a CDS encoding ABC transporter permease, which translates to MTGNSLRGALPLSTRRISLRLGVAPTLAAVVLLLIVVAAIFAPWLAPHDPIAQNPLARLKPPSAEYLLGTDNYGRDLFSRVVYGARVSLVIGIGVTIMAVTIGLAIGLVSGFFRSVDAVVMRIMDGLMAMPSVLLAIAIVALMGASIWTVMAAITIPEIPRVVRLVRSVVLSAREEPYVEAAISLGTSMPRVLWRHLMPNTFAPLTVQATYVCASAILTEAILSFLGAGVSTETPTWGNIMAEARLYFQLKPSLILWPGVALSLCILAINLLGDAARDILDPRMGKREA; encoded by the coding sequence ATGACCGGCAACAGCCTTCGTGGGGCCCTGCCCCTTTCCACCCGCCGGATATCGCTGCGTCTGGGGGTCGCGCCGACCCTTGCCGCCGTGGTTCTGCTGCTGATCGTGGTGGCCGCCATCTTCGCGCCGTGGCTTGCCCCCCATGATCCGATCGCGCAGAACCCTCTTGCCCGGCTGAAGCCACCCTCGGCCGAATATCTTCTTGGAACCGACAATTACGGGCGCGATCTCTTTTCCCGTGTCGTGTATGGCGCGCGCGTGTCGCTTGTCATCGGGATCGGGGTCACGATCATGGCGGTGACGATCGGTCTGGCGATCGGGCTCGTGTCGGGTTTTTTCCGCAGCGTGGATGCGGTCGTCATGCGGATCATGGACGGGCTGATGGCCATGCCCTCGGTGCTTCTGGCCATCGCGATCGTGGCGCTGATGGGGGCCAGCATCTGGACCGTGATGGCCGCGATCACGATCCCCGAGATTCCCCGCGTCGTCCGGCTGGTGCGGTCCGTTGTTCTGTCGGCGCGCGAAGAGCCGTATGTCGAGGCCGCGATCTCGCTTGGCACTTCGATGCCGCGGGTGCTGTGGCGCCATCTGATGCCCAACACCTTCGCGCCGCTGACGGTGCAGGCCACCTATGTCTGCGCCAGCGCGATCCTGACCGAGGCGATCCTGTCCTTTCTGGGCGCGGGCGTGTCCACCGAAACGCCGACATGGGGCAACATCATGGCCGAGGCGCGGTTGTATTTCCAGCTGAAGCCCTCGCTCATCCTCTGGCCGGGGGTGGCGCTGTCGCTGTGCATTCTGGCGATCAATCTGCTGGGCGATGCCGCCCGCGACATCCTCGACCCGCGCATGGGCAAAAGAGAGGCGTGA
- a CDS encoding ABC transporter permease, giving the protein MSTYLLRRVLAAIPVLLIVAVFVFLLLRLTPGDPAAILAGDMATPDQLARIRESLGLDRPLHVQFFGWLFDLLRGDFGTSLISNRPVLELVGDRMWPTIWMALITITLSVLVAVPMGVLAAWRHKTWIDHAVMTFSVLGFSIPVFVIGYLLITFFSLNLRWLPVQGYVAPTQDPLGFAQRAVLPALTLASIYIALIARMTRASLLDVLNEDYVRTARAKGLAERRVLFRHALRNAAVPVMTVIGTGFALLISGVVVTESVFNIPGLGRLTVDSIFARDYPVIQALILLTAGIYVLINLAIDLSYSLLDPRIRY; this is encoded by the coding sequence ATGTCCACCTATCTTCTTCGCCGCGTCCTGGCGGCCATTCCGGTTCTGCTGATCGTCGCGGTCTTCGTGTTTTTGTTGCTGCGCCTGACGCCGGGCGACCCCGCCGCGATCCTTGCGGGCGACATGGCGACGCCGGATCAACTGGCCCGCATCCGTGAAAGCCTCGGTCTGGACCGGCCCTTGCATGTGCAGTTCTTCGGGTGGCTGTTCGATCTTCTGCGGGGTGATTTCGGAACCTCGCTCATCTCCAACCGCCCGGTTCTGGAACTGGTGGGCGACCGGATGTGGCCGACGATCTGGATGGCGCTTATCACCATCACCCTGTCGGTCCTTGTCGCCGTGCCGATGGGCGTGCTGGCGGCCTGGCGGCACAAGACATGGATCGACCATGCGGTCATGACCTTTTCGGTCCTGGGGTTTTCCATTCCCGTCTTCGTCATCGGCTATCTGCTGATCACGTTTTTTTCGCTGAACCTGCGCTGGTTGCCGGTTCAGGGGTATGTCGCCCCGACCCAGGACCCGCTGGGGTTCGCGCAACGCGCCGTTCTGCCGGCGCTGACGCTGGCGTCGATCTATATCGCGCTGATCGCCCGAATGACGCGGGCCAGCCTGCTCGATGTGCTGAACGAGGATTACGTCCGCACCGCCCGTGCCAAGGGTCTGGCCGAACGCCGCGTGCTGTTCCGCCACGCGCTGCGCAACGCCGCCGTGCCGGTGATGACGGTGATAGGCACCGGCTTTGCCCTTCTGATTTCCGGCGTGGTTGTGACGGAAAGCGTGTTCAACATCCCCGGTCTGGGGCGGTTGACGGTCGATAGCATCTTCGCCCGCGACTACCCCGTGATCCAGGCGCTGATCCTGCTGACGGCGGGCATCTACGTCCTGATCAACCTGGCCATCGACCTGTCCTATTCGCTGCTTGACCCAAGGATCCGTTATTGA